The DNA sequence ACGCTCTGAAAGCATCGATTCAACCGCATCCGCCTGCACCAGCGTGCGCGGATAGCCGTCGAGGATAAAACCCTTGGCGCAGTCAGCCTGATCGATACGCTCGGCGACGATGGCGTTGACGATGGCGTCGGACACCAGCTCGCCGGCATCCATCACCGCCTTGGCACGCTTGCCGACCTCGGTACCGGCCTGAACGGCGGCACGCAGCATATCACCCGTCGAGAGCTGGGGTATGCCGTGTTTTTCTACCAGTCTTTGTGCTTGTGTCCCCTTGCCCGCTCCTGGCGGCCCAAGCAAAATCAACCTCATCTGGCTTTCTTCCCCCCGCGCAGCTTCGACTTCTTGATCAGGCCTTCATACTGGTGCGCGATCAGGTGACCCTGAATCTGCGCAACCGTATCGAGCGTGACACTGACCACGATCAGAAGCGATGTGCCACCGAGGTAGAATGGTACGCCAGTCGCCGAGATCAGGAACTCCGGCAGCAGGCACACCAGCACCAGATAGATGGCGCCGACGACGGTGATGCGGGTAAGGACGTAATCGATATAGTCGGCGGTGCGCTCGCCCGGACGATAGCCAGGGATGAAGCCCGAATGCTTCTTGAGCTGGTCGGCGGTGTCCTTCGGGTTGAACACGATCGCTGTGTAGAAGAAGGCGAAGAACACGATCATCGCCGCATAGAATGCCATGTAGAGCGGCTGGCCGTGGCCAAGCGAGGCCAGGATCGTGCTGGCCCAGGCCGGCATGTTGGTCGTCTGCGAGAAGCCGGCGACGGTGGCCGGCAGCAGAAGCAGCGACGACGCGAAGATCGGCGGGATGACGCCCGAGGTGTTGAGCTTGAGCGGCAGATGCGAGGTATCGCCCTGGAACATGCGATTGCCGACCTGGCGCTTCGGATACTGGATCAGCAGGCGGCGCTGGGCGCGCTCGAAGAACACGATAAGCGCTATGACGACGATGGCCAGCACGATGATCGCCAGGATCAGGCCGGTCGACAGGGCGCCGGTACGGCCGAGTTCCAGTGTGCCGGAAATGGCATGCGGCAAGCCGGCGACGATGCCGGAGAAGATGATCAGCGAAATGCCGTTGCCGATGCCGCGCGCGGTGATCTGCTCGCCCAGCCACATCAGGAACATGGTGCCGCCGACCAGCGTGACGACGGTGGAGATGCGGAAGAACATGCCGGGATCGCTGACGATGCCGTTGCCGTTCTCCAGTCCCACCGAAATGCCATAGGCCTGCACCAGCGCCAGGAGCACGGTGCCGTAGCGCGTGTACTGGTTGATGACCTTGCGGCCCTGCTCGCCTTCCTTCTTCAGCGCTTCCAGCGAGGGAATGACCGAGGTCATCAGCTGCATGATGATGGAAGCGGAGATGTAGGGCATGATGCCGAGTGCAAAGATCGCCATGCGCTGCACGGCACCGCCGGCGAACATGTTGAACATGCCGAGCACGCCCTTGCTCTGCGAGGAGAAGGCCTGGGCGAAAGCGTCGGGATTGATGCCGGGAAGCGGGATGTAGGTGCCGAGACGATAGACGAGCAACGCGCCGATGGTGAACCAGATGCGTTTCTTAAGGTCCTCCGCCTTGGCGAAGGCCGAGAAATTCAGATTCGAGGCTAGTTGTTCAGCAGCCGAAGCCATGCCTGATTCTCCGCTTGGTAACGCTTGATGGCCCGTGAGGTCAGGCGGTGCGTTTCACCGAAGCTCACGAGATAAGCTCCGGGCTGTAAACATGCAAGCGGCCGCGTCGACGCGGCCGCTAAATTGAGCAGGTCAAAGCGCGATCTCAAGCAAAAACGGATACCACTCTTGCCGACCGCTCTTCAAATTGCCGTTACTCGGCGGCTGCCTTTTCCGGCAGCTTGACCGAACCGCCGGCCTTTTCGATCTTCTCGATCGCGGCCTTGGAGGCGCCGGCGACGTCGAAGGCGAGCTTGGCCTTGAGTTCGCCATCGGACAGCACGCGCACGCCATCCTTGACGCGACGGATGACGCCGGCGGCGACAAGCGCCTCGGCCGTCACGGTCGCCTTGACGTCAAGCTTCTTGGCATCGACGGCTTCCTGGATACGGGCCAGCGAGACGACGGTGAAGCTCTTGGCGAAGATGTTGTTGAAGCCACGCTTCGGCAGACGCCTGTAGAGCGGCATCTGGCCACCCTCGAAGCCGTTGACGGCGACGCCGGAGCGCGCCTTCTGGCCCTTGACGCCGCGACCGGCGGTCTTGCCCGAGCCGGAGCCGATACCGCGGCCGAGACGCTTCTTGGAGTGCGTCGCGCCGTCCTTGTCACGCAGATCATTGAGTTTCATCTGGGTTCTCCTGCGCTCTTGCTCAGCCCTCGTCCACGACGCGGACGAGATGCTGGACGGCAGCGATCATGCCGCGCACGGAAGGCGTATCTTCCAGCGTGCGCTGCTTGTGCATCTTGTTGAGGCCGAGGCCGACCAGCGTTGCGCGCTGTTCCTTCGGGCGGCGGATCGGCGAACCGATCTGCTCAACGGTGATGGTCTTGGTTGCTTTCTTGGCCATGGTCAAAATCCCTGGTCAGATCGACTATTCTTCAGCCGCAACGGCGGTGCCGCGGCGGGCCTGAAGGGTCGAATACTTGATGCCACGCGCGGCAGCCACATCCTTGGGATGCATCTGGCTCTTCAGCGCGTCGAAGGTGGCGCGAACCATGTTGTACGGGTTCGACGAACCCATCGACTTGGCAACCACGTCGTGCATGCCGAGCGTCTCGAAGACGGCGCGCATCGGGCCGCCGGCGATGATGCCGGTACCCTGCTTGGCGGCGCGCAGCAGAACACGGCCAGCGCCCCAACGTCCCTCGACGTCATGGTGCAGCGTGCGGCCCGAGCGCAACGGCACGAAGATCATGTCGCGCTTTGCGGATTCGGTTGCCTTGCGGATAGCTTCCGGCACTTCGCGCGCCTTGCCGTGACCAAAGCCAACGCGGCCCTTCTGGTCGCCGACGACGACGAGCGCGGCAAAACCAAAGCGACGGCCGCCCTTGACGACCTTGGCGACGCGGTTGATGTGGACGAGCTTGTCCACCATGCCGTCATCGCGTTCTTCACGATCGCGGCCGCGGCCGCCATCCCTACGTTCCTGTGCCATATCCTGTTCCTTGTTCTTTTCCGGAAGCACGGGTTGCTGATTGCCGGCGCCGCTTTGGGTCGCCGACGGTGAAAACTATTTCTTCCTTTGCATGATCTTATCCGAAAAGTCTGCAACTTTTCGGGGTCATGCTTAGAAGCTGAGACCGCCTTCGCGGGCCGCTTCAGCCAGCGCCTTGACGCGGCCGTGATAGATGTAGGCGCCGCGATCGAAGACGACTTCCTTGACGCCAGCCTTGGTGGCGCGCTCGGCGATCAGCTTGCCGATCGCAGCGGCGGCAGCAGTGTCAGCGCCGGTCTTGAGCGAACCCTTGAGATCCTTCTCGAGCGTCGAGGCGGCGGCAATGGTGTGGCCCTTGGCGTCGTCGATGACCTGAACGTAGATGTTCTTAGACGTGCGATGAACCGACAGACGCGGACGCTCGCCGGCGACTTTCTTGATCTGACGGCGCACGCGCTGCGCGCGGCGCTGGATGGATTCCTTGATAGCCATGATAGTTCCTTGCCTTCAAAAAACGGGGGCCGCCATATGCGGTAGGCGAAGCGCCTCCCGCGACCGCTCCCCGCGGCGTTAACTTCCGTGGCTTGGTCCCTGTCCGAAAAGTCTGCAACTTTTCAGGACCAAGCCGATTACTTCTTCTTGCCTTCCTTGCGGACGATCTTCTCGCCAGCGTAGCGGACGCCCTTGCCCTTGTAGGGCTCGGGACCGCGGTATTCGCGGATCTCCGCCGCGACCTGGCCGACCTGCTGCTTATCGATGCCGGCCACGGTGATTTCGGTCGGCTTCGGCACGGTGATCGTGATGCCGGCCGGCGTCTCGTAGACGACATCATGGCTGAAGCCAAGGGCCAGTTGCAGGTTCTTGCCCTGCAAGGCGGCGCGATAGCCGACGCCGGTGATCTCGAGCTTCTTCTCGAAACCGTCCTTCACCCCCTGCAGGATGTTGACGATCTGCGTGCGCGACATGCCCCACTTGGAGCGGGCGGTCTTGGTCTGGTCGAGCGGCTGGACAGCGATTTCGCTGCCTTCCATCTTGACCAGGACTTCGTCGTTCACCACGAACTTCAGCTCGCCCTTGGGGCCCTTCGCCGTCACGGTCTGGCCATTGACGGTCGCGGTCACGCCCTGCGGCAGCGAAACGGGTTTCTTTCCAATACGAGACATCAGGTTGTCCTCGTCACTTCTCTTGTTTCAGGTCTCTGTCTTCGGGAACGATCCGAAGACCGAATTCCACGTGCGGTAAGCTGCCGGATCAGAAGATCTGGCAGAGGATCTCGCCGCCGACGTTCTGTTCGCGTGCTTCATGGTCGGCCATCACGCCCTTCGGTGTCGAAAGGATGGCAATGCCGAGGCCGTTGGCAACGTGCGGAATCGACTTGGCCGAGACGTAAACGCGGCGGCCGGGCTTCGAAACGCGGGCGATTTCGCGCACGACCGGGGCACCGTCGAAATACTTCAGCTCGATTTCGATCTCGGACTTGCCGTTGTCGAAATCGGTCTGGCTGTAATCGCGGATATAGCCTTCAGCCTTCAGCACGTCGAGGACGCGGGTGCGCAGACGCGAGGCCGGCGTCGAGACACTCGACTTCTTGCGGCCATAGGCGTTGCGGATACGGGTCAGCATATCGCCGAGAGGATCGCTCAATGACATGTTATGTCCTCCTTACCAGCTCGACTTGACCAGGCCCGGGATCTGGCCGTTATTGCCGAGGTCCCGAAGCGCGATGCGCGATACTTTGAGCTTGCGATAGTAGGCGCGCGGGCGGCCGGTGACTTCGCAGCGGTTGCGGATGCGGATTTTGGCCGAGTTGCGCGGCATGGCGGCAAGCTTGAGCTGAGCGCGGAAGCGCTCTTCCATCGGCTTGGATTGATCCATGATGATCGCCTTGAGCGCAGCCCGCTTGGGACCGTATTGGTCTGCAAGCTTGCGGCGCCTGTTGTTCTTCTCGACTGAGCTGGTCTTTGCCATTTCAGATTTTTCCTTTTCTCGCTGCCGTTACTGGCGGAAGGGGAAGTTGAAAGCCTTGAGCAAAGCCCTGGCTTCGTCGTCCGTCTTCGCAGTCGTACAAACGATGACGTCCATGCCCCAGATCTGATCAACCTTGTCGTAGTTGATCTCCGGGAACACGATGTGCTCCTTGATGCCCATGGCGTAGTTGCCACGGCCATCGAAGCTCTTGGGGTTCAGTCCGCGGAAGTCGCGGACGCGCGGCAGCGCGATGTTCACGAGACGGTCGAGGAACTCGTACATGCGTTCCTTGCGCAGCGTGACCTTGGCGCCGATCGGCATCTTCTCGCGAACCTTGAAGCCCGCGATCGAATTGCGGGCGCGGGTGACGACGGCCTTCTGGCCGGCGATCATCGCCAGGTCCTCGGCCGCGACCGAAGGCTTCTTCGAATCGGCGGTCGCTTCGCCCACACCCATGTTCAGCACGATCTTGTCGAGGCGCGGAACCTGCATCTCGTTGTCGTAGCCGAACTGCTCCTGCAGCGCCTTGCGGATGGTCTCGTTGTAGACCTGCTTGAGACGCGGCGTGCTGTTGGCAGTCGCCTGCTTGGTTTGAGCCTTAGCCATTGATGACTTCTCCCGAGCGCTTGGCGACGCGCACCTTCTTGCCGTCCTTCTGGAAGACGAAACCGACGCGGGTCGGCTTGCCATCCTTCGGGTCGGCCAGCGCGATGTTCGACAGCTGGATCGGCGCTTCCTTGGTGATGATCCCGCCCTCTTGGGACTGGGACTGCTTCTGGTGACGACGGATCATGTTGACGCCGCGCACCAGCGCGGTGTCATCCTTCGGCTGAACCGAGAGGACTTCGCCCGAACGGCCCTTGTCCTTGCCGGCCAGCACGACGACCTTGTCGCCTTTTCTAATCTTTTGCATTGGTCCGGCTCCTTACAGCACTTCAGGCGCGAGCGAGATGATCTTCATGTGGTTCTTGGCGCGAAGTTCGCGCGGAACCGGTCCGAAGATACGCGTGCCGATCGGCTCTTTCTTGTTGTCGACGAGAACGGCCGCGTTCTTGTCGAAACGGATCACGCTGCCGTCCGGGCGGCGGATGTCCTTGGCCGTGCGAACCACGACCGCCTTCATCACATCGCCCTTCTTAACGCGGCCGCGCGGAATGGCTTCCTTGATCGACACCACGATGATGTCGCCCACGGAAGCGTATTTCCGCTTCGAGCCGCCCAGCACCTTGATGCACATGACACGACGCGCGCCGGAATTATCCGCCACGTCGAGGTTTGTTTGCATCTGAATCATGACTGGCCGCCTTCTTCTTTTCTAACG is a window from the Mesorhizobium australicum WSM2073 genome containing:
- the rplE gene encoding 50S ribosomal protein L5, with amino-acid sequence MAKAQTKQATANSTPRLKQVYNETIRKALQEQFGYDNEMQVPRLDKIVLNMGVGEATADSKKPSVAAEDLAMIAGQKAVVTRARNSIAGFKVREKMPIGAKVTLRKERMYEFLDRLVNIALPRVRDFRGLNPKSFDGRGNYAMGIKEHIVFPEINYDKVDQIWGMDVIVCTTAKTDDEARALLKAFNFPFRQ
- the secY gene encoding preprotein translocase subunit SecY; this encodes MASAAEQLASNLNFSAFAKAEDLKKRIWFTIGALLVYRLGTYIPLPGINPDAFAQAFSSQSKGVLGMFNMFAGGAVQRMAIFALGIMPYISASIIMQLMTSVIPSLEALKKEGEQGRKVINQYTRYGTVLLALVQAYGISVGLENGNGIVSDPGMFFRISTVVTLVGGTMFLMWLGEQITARGIGNGISLIIFSGIVAGLPHAISGTLELGRTGALSTGLILAIIVLAIVVIALIVFFERAQRRLLIQYPKRQVGNRMFQGDTSHLPLKLNTSGVIPPIFASSLLLLPATVAGFSQTTNMPAWASTILASLGHGQPLYMAFYAAMIVFFAFFYTAIVFNPKDTADQLKKHSGFIPGYRPGERTADYIDYVLTRITVVGAIYLVLVCLLPEFLISATGVPFYLGGTSLLIVVSVTLDTVAQIQGHLIAHQYEGLIKKSKLRGGKKAR
- the rpsN gene encoding 30S ribosomal protein S14 codes for the protein MAKTSSVEKNNRRRKLADQYGPKRAALKAIIMDQSKPMEERFRAQLKLAAMPRNSAKIRIRNRCEVTGRPRAYYRKLKVSRIALRDLGNNGQIPGLVKSSW
- a CDS encoding adenylate kinase; translation: MRLILLGPPGAGKGTQAQRLVEKHGIPQLSTGDMLRAAVQAGTEVGKRAKAVMDAGELVSDAIVNAIVAERIDQADCAKGFILDGYPRTLVQADAVESMLSERGIGLDTVIELVVDDRALVGRIVKRADDAKAAGQPVRKDDNPAVFEERLREYYKKTAPLTGYYYAKGKLKTVDGMASIDAVTAEIEAVLAAAEKAR
- the rplF gene encoding 50S ribosomal protein L6 — its product is MSRIGKKPVSLPQGVTATVNGQTVTAKGPKGELKFVVNDEVLVKMEGSEIAVQPLDQTKTARSKWGMSRTQIVNILQGVKDGFEKKLEITGVGYRAALQGKNLQLALGFSHDVVYETPAGITITVPKPTEITVAGIDKQQVGQVAAEIREYRGPEPYKGKGVRYAGEKIVRKEGKKK
- the rplN gene encoding 50S ribosomal protein L14 yields the protein MIQMQTNLDVADNSGARRVMCIKVLGGSKRKYASVGDIIVVSIKEAIPRGRVKKGDVMKAVVVRTAKDIRRPDGSVIRFDKNAAVLVDNKKEPIGTRIFGPVPRELRAKNHMKIISLAPEVL
- the rpmD gene encoding 50S ribosomal protein L30; the protein is MAKKATKTITVEQIGSPIRRPKEQRATLVGLGLNKMHKQRTLEDTPSVRGMIAAVQHLVRVVDEG
- the rpsE gene encoding 30S ribosomal protein S5 — translated: MAQERRDGGRGRDREERDDGMVDKLVHINRVAKVVKGGRRFGFAALVVVGDQKGRVGFGHGKAREVPEAIRKATESAKRDMIFVPLRSGRTLHHDVEGRWGAGRVLLRAAKQGTGIIAGGPMRAVFETLGMHDVVAKSMGSSNPYNMVRATFDALKSQMHPKDVAAARGIKYSTLQARRGTAVAAEE
- the rplR gene encoding 50S ribosomal protein L18 → MAIKESIQRRAQRVRRQIKKVAGERPRLSVHRTSKNIYVQVIDDAKGHTIAAASTLEKDLKGSLKTGADTAAAAAIGKLIAERATKAGVKEVVFDRGAYIYHGRVKALAEAAREGGLSF
- the rplO gene encoding 50S ribosomal protein L15, with protein sequence MKLNDLRDKDGATHSKKRLGRGIGSGSGKTAGRGVKGQKARSGVAVNGFEGGQMPLYRRLPKRGFNNIFAKSFTVVSLARIQEAVDAKKLDVKATVTAEALVAAGVIRRVKDGVRVLSDGELKAKLAFDVAGASKAAIEKIEKAGGSVKLPEKAAAE
- the rplX gene encoding 50S ribosomal protein L24; protein product: MQKIRKGDKVVVLAGKDKGRSGEVLSVQPKDDTALVRGVNMIRRHQKQSQSQEGGIITKEAPIQLSNIALADPKDGKPTRVGFVFQKDGKKVRVAKRSGEVING
- the rpsH gene encoding 30S ribosomal protein S8 — its product is MSLSDPLGDMLTRIRNAYGRKKSSVSTPASRLRTRVLDVLKAEGYIRDYSQTDFDNGKSEIEIELKYFDGAPVVREIARVSKPGRRVYVSAKSIPHVANGLGIAILSTPKGVMADHEAREQNVGGEILCQIF